Part of the candidate division WOR-3 bacterium genome, GCGTCCGTTAGGGAAAGGTGGTCCAGTTCGGAAGGTTTTTCGCGCACCACATTCATAATTAAAATGTCCGCCTGATAAGCCGGGATTAATTCTGGGAAATATTTCGTATCCGCAATATAAGAGATCTTCGCCCGCTCGGTTTCAAACTTAAATCCGTAAGTCTCACCGCGATGGCGGTGTCTTATCGGACAGGAGAACTTCACTCCCTTAATTTCATATTCTCCTTTCTCCTGCAAAATAACAATCTTTTCTAAATAAGAGCGGAGATACTTAAAGACTACCGGGTCTTCCCCTTCAATCGCCTCCCTAGGGCAAAAAAGAACTCCTCTTTTTTTTGTCCCACCCGTCGTTAGCGCCTCAATCATAATATTCACATCACCGGAATGGTCAAGATGGCTATGGGATAAGAGAATGCCATCCAATTGGGTGGGGTCTAATTTGTGTTTACTAGAAATTATTCTTACCAGAGAACCCGGACCGGGATCAACCAAAAGGTTGGTTCCTTGCAAGGAAAACCAAATTCCACCTGATGCCCGAATCTGCTTAAAAACAACAATTCGGGCACCCCCACTACCCAAAAAGATTATGGCGTCAGCCATCAGTTAATTCTTTTTGAAGGTGATAACCAAGTTCTAAGGCGGAAAGATTTTCACTTAAATAATCCTTCGGTACTCTTTTCGCCAAAGCCTTCTTTAGAGAATCAAGATGACAAAAGCCATATCTTCTTTCTAAGATTTTAGCGATTGTTCCCAAGAGGATAATATTGGCAAAAAGCTCCCGACCTAACTTTTCCCTCGCTAACCGAGAAAAGGGTAGAAAAAAGGCGGAAGGAGAATTACTTTCCCGAACGTAAAAATCATCTAAAAGCAAAATCCCCTCTTCCTTTAAGGAAGAGAGATAATCACAATAAGCCGCTTGGGAAAGGCAGGCTAAGAGATCGACCCGCCGCGCCTTCGGAAAGAGAATCTCCCGGTCACTGATAATGACATCGGAACGGGAAGAACCGCCTCTCGCCTCCGGTCCGTAACTTTGCGTTTGGACTACATACTTTTTTTCGTAGACCCCACAACCCTCCGCTAAGATAATCCCGGCCAAAATTAAACCCTGCCCCCCACTTCCCGCTAATCTAACCTCTACCTTCATATTCCCCTTGCACATTCTTCTGATAACTTTCTAAAAACTCCTCCGCACTCGTTTCGTAAAGAACGCCAATTACAATTTTCCCTTCGGGAAATTTTTCTTCCTTCTCGCCTCGGGAAGCCACGGGTAAGGTCTTTACCTCCACACTCTTTTCCTTAAAGTATTCTAACATCTTAACCCCATCCCCAATCCGGTTCACCCGGCCGAAAAAGGTTGGACACTGGGAGATAACCTCCACCACACTAAACCCCTTCTTCTCTATCGCCTTCTTTATCATCTCTTTTAAGTGTTGGGCATGATAAGTGGTGCTTCGAGCAAAAAATACCGCTCCTGCTGCCTTACTAATCTCTAAGATATTAAATTCCCTCTCCGGATTTTTATAAGGAGTGGTGAGGGTTAAACTTCCCTGGGGGGTGGTGGGAGAAACCTGCCCCCCGGTCATTCCGTAGTTAAAATTATTAACGATGATACAAGTCAAATCAATGTTGCGGCGGGCGGCGTGGATAAAATGGGAAAGCCCGATCGCCAAGATATCACCATCCCCACCCATCACAATCACCTTCATCTCCGGTTGAGCCAACTTCACCCCAATCGCGCAGGGAATGGCCCGCCCGTGCAAGGTATGAAAGGTATCGCAGTCCAAATAACCAGGAACCCTTGAGGAGCAACCGATACCGGAAACAACGCAGATCCTCTCATTCGGCAGGTTTAAATCGGAAAAGGCGTAAACCATTGCCTTCATTATTGTGCCAATCCCACAACCAGCGCAGAGGATATGAGGAAAACGTCCATCCAGTCTTAAATAATTAAAGACCGCTTCTTTCATAAAACATCAAGAATCTCTTCTGGGGTAATCATCTCACCGTCAACCCGATTTACCGAAATCACTGGAATATCCGGATTCACTGCCCTTTCCACCTCTCCCCCTAACTGCCCCTGATTCATCTCCACTACCACAATCTTTAAGGCACTTCTTAAAAGAAGGGAAACCCTTTTCGCCGGAAAGGGCCATATAACCCGGAAGCGTAAAAAACCGATTGGCTTTTTCCTCTCTTTCTCATAAATCACCTTCGCCTCCCGCGCCGCTCGGGCGGCTGCTCCGTAGGCAACCAAACAGACCTCAGAACCCAAATCAAGATATTCCATATCCCAACCCCAGAATAAAGATAAATTATCTTCCACCTTCCTCTTTAACCTCTCCATCTTCCAGGCGATAATCTCCGGATTGTTAGTGGGAAAACCGTCCGGACGATGAGTAAGACCCGAGATGTGTATTTTGTAGCCTTCTCCGAAATGGGCAAATTCTGCATCGTAATTGTTATCTTCATCGTAGTGGAGATATTCCTCCTTCGGCTTCTTCTTTTTCTTTGGGGAATAGATCTCTACCTCCTCTGAGATCTCCACCACTTCCCGCATATGACCAACAATCTCGTCCATTAAGAGAATCACCGGCATTCGGAGATATTCCGAAAGATTTAGCGCTTTAACTGTCAGGAAGAAAGATTCGGCGACGCTATCCGGATAAAGGACAACGGAAGGGTGGTCGCCATGAGTCCCCCAACGTGCCTGCATCACATCACCCTGAGCGGGTTTTGTTGGTAAACCGGTGGCTGGTCCCCCTCTTTGCACATTCACGATTAGACAAGGAACTTCAGCCATACAAGCATACCCAATCCCTTCTTGCATTAAAGAAAAGCCCGGTCCGGAAGTGGCGGTCATCGCCTTCAAGCCACCGGCGCGGGCACCAATCACCGCGTTGATGGAGGCAATCTCATCTTCCATCTGGAGAAAAAAACCACCGACTTTTGGCAACTCCCGCGCCATAAATTCCGCAATCTCCGTAGAAGGGGTGATTGGATAGCCGGCAAAAAATCTTACTCCGGCTTTCAACGCCCCTAAGGCACAGGCTTCGTTACCGGAAAGAAGTTGCCTTTCAGCCATCTTCCCTCTTTTTCCTCTCCACCGCGATAGCAAAGTCCGGACACAAAATCTCGCATAATTGACAACCGATACATTTATCGGGGTTGATTACCTCCACCTTCAAATCTTCTCCCAAGCCCAAAGTCTGGGTAGGACAGAATCTCACGCAAATGCGACAACTCTTACAAAAGTCCTTAATGATAAAAATCTTATGCCCCTTCTTCGTCTCAATTTTCTTTTCTTCGGGTAAGACCTTTTTCACTTCACGATTTACTCCCAAACCTCTCTGTGAGTAAGTTTTTAATCTCTGACGGTTCAGAAAAGACTTCAATCCCCGCCAGTTGAAAGGCGGCGATCTTCTCCTGGGCGGTCCCTTTCCCCTGCATAATGATTGCCCCGGCGTGACCCATCCTCTTTTCTGGAGGTGCGGTCTGCCCAGCGATAAAACCGAAGACCGGCTTTTTTATCTTCTTTGCCACATATTTTGCCGCAATCTCCTCATCATCCCCCCCAATCTCGCCGACAATCACAATCGCCTTTGTCTCTTCATCCTGGGCGAATAATTTTAGGCAGTCAACAAAATCCATCCCCTTCACCATATCACCACCAATCCCCACCACACTGGAACAGCCAAAGCCACCTTCGGAGATATGATAGGCAATCTCATAAGTTAAAGTGCCAGAACGGGAGACGATCCCGCAAAAGCCTTTCTTAAAGAAGGTACTGGGCATAATTCCAACCTTTGCTTCTCCCGGATTGATTATGCCGGGACAATTTGGTCCTAAAAGGCGAGTTTTTTTCTTTTCCAAGTAAGTCTTAATCTTCATCATCTCCTGTACCGGAATCCCTTCGGTGATGACAACGATTAAAGAAATTTGGGCATCAATCGCCTCATAGATAGCGTCCGGGGCAAAAGGAGCTGGAACAAAAATGATTGAAGTATCGCATCCCTCCTTTCTCTTCGCCTCAAAGACGGTATTAAAGACAGGAATTCCGTCTAAGAAGGTGCCGCCCTTTTTGGGGCTTACTCCCGCAACCACTTTCGTTCCGTATTTCACCATCTCCCGGGTATGGAAACTGCCATCCCGACCGGTGATCCCTTGCACCAAAACTCTCGATTCTCTACTAATTAAAATCCCCATCTCACATACTTTTAGCTATTTCACTCGCCTTTTTTACCGCCTCTTTCATTGTTGGGACAAAGATTACAGGAGCATCTTTGAGGAGTGATTGGGCAATTTCGTAATTTGTGCCGACGAGCCGGACAATAATCGGTAAATTAACTCTCTTTTCCTCTAAGAAAGAGAGAATCCCCTTCGCCACATCATCACAGCGGGTAATTCCCCCAAAGATATTTAAGAGGATAACGCGAACCTTTTTATCCTTTGTGATAATCTCTAACGCCTTTTTTGTCTTCTCCGGTGAGGAAGAACCACCGATATCTAAAAAGTTAGCTGCTTGCGCTCCGTAGCGATTGATTAAATCCAAGGTGGCCATTGCCAAACCCGCACCGTTAACGATTGAGCCGATCTCTCCGGAGAGTTTCACATAGGAAAGACCTTCCTGCTTCGCCTCCGCCTCGCTCTCCTCCTCAAAAGATTTATATTCGGCCCATTCTGGATGGCGGAAAAAGGCGTTATCGTCCAAAATCATTTTGGCATCTAAGGCAAAAAATTCTCCATTTTTACTAATCACCAATGGGTTAATCTCCACTAGCTGGGCATCATAAGAGAAAAAGATCTTAGCCAAAGCCATAAGGAGAGAAGAAAATTTATTTAATAGGGCCTCTTCTTCCGAAAAGAGTTGGAAACCAACTCTTCGGCACTGATAAGGGAGAAGCCCTAAGAGGGGGTCAATAACCTCCTTTATGATGCTTTTCGGTTTCTCTTTAGCAATCTCTTCAATATCCATCCCCCCAAAGGGAGAGGCGAGGATTATCGGTTTGGCAAGCCTTCGGTCTATGATGATGCTTAAATACAACTCCCGCTCAATTTCCACCTTCTCCGAAATTAAGACCTTCTCTACGGGTAGATCCTTAATTCGTAAGGAAAAGATACTTTCTAAGGCGGTAGAAAAATCTTCCTCTTTCTCCACAATTTTTATCCCACCGGCTTTTCCTCTACCGCCCACTAAAACTTGTGCCTTCAAGACACAGGGAAAACCAATCTCTGAAACAGCACTCTTCCCTTCTTCCAAAGAAGAGACCAACCTCCCCTTGGGACAAGGAATCTTCTCTTTCCGGAAGATTTCTTTTGCCTGAAACTCGTATAACTTCATAACCAATAATTTAGGGAAAATCCGCTAAAAGTCAACATAGATTTCTAAGGGAGACGCTAAACCCTTTCCTCACCAAACAGGAATTGGTCAATTTCTTTTAAGTCCCTAATTTTCAATAACTTAATTTATTTCAAATGAATTAGTGTTAATACACCATTCTTTTACCTATTTTTTCTTCTTTTGAGTAAATTAGGGAAGGAGAATAAATCTCTTCTCTCTCCTTTTACCCTCCCTCTCTAATAATAAGAGATAAACACCGGAAGGGAGATTTTTCATAGGTAATCTCTGGGGGCGAAATGGTTCGTTGAGGAGAGTTTGGTCATAGAGAACTTTCCCTAAGATATTGACAACCTTTAAGGTATATATCCCCTCTTCGGGCAGTTGGCAGGTGATAGCGGAATTTTTCTTTGCCGGATTGGGAAAGATTTTAATTTCCCTATTCTTTTCCTCTTCTATTCCTTCTTCTATCTCAGAGGAGGGATTGACAGAAATCAAACCGATTTGGCAATCATTTCCGGGAGCAAAGTCATTAAAATAGGCGGTAGTGCATCTCCGCTGGTAGGTTCCCGGAGGACAATTTACCACCCATTCGGGAAAATTGACTAAGCTTGTAGCATAAGGATAGATGGGGTCAACAAGTACCATCGCCCGGTAAAAATTGCCAATTTGGTAATAAACCGGGCTGCCGGCAATCGCCGGCGAGTTATTGCCGATTTCTGCCTGCACCGAAACAACACTCCCGGAATCAACCGCAGCTGGGGGTTGAGTAATTGCCACGGTCCAGATATCAATCCGGGGGGTGGAGATACCGTAAAGAATGACATCGTCAAGATATACTCCGTCATAGGTTATCGTATCGTTACTTTTGAAGTGGAAGCGAATCCCATCCGCTTCCCGGGGTAAGATAAAAGAGTAGGCTGCCCATTGCTGATAGCGACCGGTGCGAGTCATAAGAATGCGCCAGGTATCTCGGAGGCGATATTTCACATAAATTGAATCCCGGCCCTGCTCTAAGTGGCGATAAAAGGAGAAACGCAAGAGTCCGTAATCGTAGTTACTAAGGTTGAAGAAGCGGTCAATCCCATTGTTTTGGTTATTATAATAACCATAACCATTAATTGGGGCACATTTGGCGCTGTAAGGCGCGCTACTATAACGATTATTTACCCTCGTCCATTGGTAATTTCCCCAAAGGGTCCAGTTGGCAGGGAAATCGTCCATCCCATCATAGAATAGGACATTTAAGGTGCGCCTTATCCCATAGGCAACCAAATCGTCAATATAAACCCCTTCCCTCTCACCGGTGCTGTCGCTACTAAAACGGAAACGAATCCGGTTAACCGAATTGGGTATCTCGGAGATTGATATGAACTGCCAGAAAGGGTAAGAACCATCCCTTTCCCAAGCAATGGTCCAAGTGGTACCATTGTCCGTAGAATAGAGGAACTCCAAAAAATCTCCCTCCTCAGTCTCCTGCCAAAGCCAAAAGGTTACGCACCCGATATCATAGTCACTAAAATTAACCCTTCTCTCCATCCACACGGAGACATTATTGTGATATTGAAGATGAGGAGTACTCTTTACAGAAAAGGAATGGGAATACCAACGACTTTCCTTTTTTGTCCAATATTCATTAGAAGTTCCGCCCAAGTTCCAAGAATCGGGAAAGGTGGAAAAGTCGTCTCCGAGGATTATCCTTTGGCTGAATAAGAGACTAAAAGAGAAAAAAAAGAAGAAAAGAAATTTATCCACTTTACCTCCACTCAATTTATCCATTACCGCCAATTATAAGGAAGAAAAGGGAAAAGTCAAAAGTGCGAAACTAATTTCCGAAGACTTTATAGCGCTGGAAAGTTTTCAGTATCAGTAGATGATCCGGAAATCAGAAAATTCACCCGTTGGCTCTTCGTATTCAATCTCTAAACCGGTAACCTTCGCACCTGGTGGACCTTCCCTTAATCTCTTGAGCCATTCCTTTATCTTTTCTTCCTCCCCCTCACCCACCGCCTCCACTCGACCATCCCAGAGGTTTCTCACCCAACCCTTAATTTTCAATGCCTGGGCTTGTCTCCGGGTGAAGTCACGAAAGAAGACACCTTGGACAATACCGGAGATATAAAGATGGACCCTCATTTTCTCAATTGCCGAAAGATCCCACGCCGTATGGTCACCCCTTGGGAATCAAAGTAGTTTAATAAGGGGAGCGCATACCGGCGGGTAGTATTTAGTTTCTCCCGATATTCCGAGACGGTAATTTCCCCTTTTTCCCTTAAGAGGTTAAGTAAAATCTCCTTTGCCCTTTCAATCGTTTCTCTGGGGAAGAGGCAATTTTCCACCTCCACCAATTCCCCCTTCTCCTTTAAGACCTCAAGCACCTTCTCTAATCTCTTCTCTTGCCAAAACTCTCTTTTTAATTCCTCCCGACTTGGCGGAGAGAATCCAGTTTTATTTAAGAAATTGATCACTTTTGCCATCAGCTCCCTTTCCTCTTTGGATAAGGAAATCTCAAAACCCCTGATTTTTACAAAATCCTCCTCTTGGGAGATGCGATTTTCGGAGATTAAGTCAGCTAATGCCTTCTCCAGAACCTCTTCCGCCATCTCCTTTGCCAACCGACTTTTCAGTTCAGCAATTCTCATCCCTTTCCGGAAAGGATTTTCCTGATGAAAGATGTGTAAAATCTTTTCCATCTTTTCCTTAGCCTCTCGGTAGCAATCAGTAGCGATGTAACCTTCCACCTGGAGGATTTTCCCTTCCTTCTGTAATTCGTTCAATTTCTCGGATAAAAAAAAGAGACCGACTCTTCTTCCCAATTCCTTCTCACTTATTGGATAAAGCCCGCGACCGCGTATCATCTCCGCTATCTGCACTTTTTTCTCTTCGGAATTTAAGAGCAAGAGATGTCTAAGGAGAGAAGGATCGTTTCTTTTCCCTCTCCTCTCAGTCAATTCTAAGACCTTGCCGCCACCAATGGTTAAAGGGGGGCTAAAACTCCGAATGACAAACCGGTCACCGACCTCCGCCACCACTAACTCTTCTGTAAAGATTTGGGCATAACCACTTTCTCCGGGTAAAAGTTCTTCTTTATCTAAGAGAATAACTCGGGCTAAGGCTTCCTTCGTTCCGATATGGAGTTTCACCGCCATCCGGTTTTTTACCGGAAAAGGGTTATCCTTTATCGTAATGAGGAAGGCATTAAGAAAATGGGTAGGATTTAGCGCGGATGGTTCAACTAAGACATCTCCTCTTAATATCTCCTCTTTCTCACCCACCAAAAGGCTGAGAGCTGCCCGTTCCCCAAGTTCCGCCTTCTCCACCGGTTTTTTGTGGATCTCAATCCTCCGCACCCGAACCGAGAAGCCTTTTGGTACCACTTCCAAGGTCTCTTCTAAGTGGCAGGAGCCGGAAAGAACTGTCCCCGCCACCACTTGACCAAAACCTTTAATCTTAAAACTCCGGTCGATCGGCATCCGAAAATACCCCCGGTCCTCTTTCGCGGGGGTCCCTTTAATCATTTGGTCAAGTGTCCTTTTCAATTCCCAAATCCCTTCTCCTGTAACTACGGAGGTGGGAATGATGGGGGCATCTTGAAAAACAGTCCCTTTCAATAGATCTCTTATCTCTTCCTTTACCATTTCTTGAATCTCTTCCTCTACGGTGTCACTTTTTGTTAAAGCGACCAACCCTCTTTTGATCCCTAAAATCTTTATTATCTCCAGATGTTCAATCGTCTGGGGCCTTATCCCTTCGTTGGCGGCAATAACCAGAAGGACTAAATCAATAGTGGAGGCACCCGCAATCATATGGCGGATAAATTTCTCGTGCCCGGGAACATCAATGATTGTGGCATTTTCACCGTAGAAGGCAAAACCCAAATCGGTTGTCATCCCCCTCTCTTTCTCTTCCTTTAAGCGGTCGGGGTCATAACCCGTGAGAGCCTTAATGAGAGCGGTTTTGCCGTGGTCAATATGACCGGCGGTCCCAATTACACAATGCATCCCTCTCTATCCAGCGCTCTTTTCTCCCCTCGGCTTATTACCAATCTCTCTTTTCCTTTTCCGACAGGAAGGGATATTTAACTCCTCCCGATATTTAACCACTGTCCTTCGGGCGCACTTCACCCCTTCTTCTTGTAGTTTGCGGACAATCTGGGCATCAGTGAGGGGAGAAGATGGGTCTTCCTTCTCAATTAACTCCTTCACCCGCATCTTCACATCCGCTTTTGATTTTTCCCCCATCCCGGGTGATAAGAAGTGCCGAAGGGGGAAGATGCCCATTGGGGTGGAGAGATACTTCCGGGTGACGGCACGGGAGATGATTGAGGGGTGGAGGTTTAATTCTTTGGCACAATCCCGAACTGTTAGAGGAGAAAGTTGGCCGGTCCGAAAGAAAAGGCTCTGCCTCTCTACGATATAACTGACAACTTTATAGAGAAGGACTCTTCGCTCCTCAATTGCCCTAATCAGGTTTAAGGCATGACGGACCTTCTCCTTCGCAAAATCAACCTCTTCCTTGGTATGAGCCCTTGGGTTATTCAAAATTTCCCGGTAGTGGGGGGCGATGCGGAGATTGGGGAGATATTCCTCTCGGAAGAAAACACTTATCTTTTCTCCTTCCATCTTCACCTCAAAGTCCGGTTCAATATAGGTAAGGGGAGAAGAATAGTATTGGCGGAGGGGTCTCGGCTCTAAAATTTTTAGGTTTTCTAACGCCTTATTCACCTCGGCCAAATCTCTCTTCGTCTCCTTGGCGATTTTCTTATGGTCCATCTTAAGCCAACTCTCGTAAAAGTTTTTGACAATCTCGTATTCTAAGGAAGTGGGGGAAAATCCTCTCTTTTGCAATTGGATGAGAAAAGCCTCCTGACGATTAGCCGCACCAATCCCTCCCGGCTCCATCGATTTAATCACCTCCAAAATCTTCTCCAATTTCTCCTCCGTAATACCGAGAGATTGGCAAAACTCTTCTTTACTCATCGTCAAAAAGCCGTCTTCGTCCAAGGTATGGAGGATATACTCAGCATAGGGATAATCTTCTTTTGGTAGTTTGGCGCGGACGAGGGTGGCGATTGCCTCCAACGGATTTTCCGGTGCCGGGAGAGAAAATTCGGAAGCCTCTTCCTTCTCCGTAGGGAGAGAATAGCCCTCCTGGGGTAAGAGGTCAGCGTAGTCAAACTCCTCATCCCTGCCCTCTTCCCTCTCCACCGTCTCCTCTTCGGGAACCATCTCACCCTCTGTCACCTCTTCCAGGCAGGGATTTTTCTCAATCTCCTCTCTTAAAACCTGCTCCAACTCCATCACGGGGAGGGCGAGTAGTTTAAGATTAAGTAGCAACTGGGGGGTAAGGATTAATTTCTGTTGGAGGCTTAGTTCCTGCTTCATATCCGAAAACGGGCACCGAGATAAAACTTGCGTGCCGATTCGTTGGCGATTAATTCGTGAGCACTCCCCGCGAATAAAATCCGGGAATCGTAGATGAGATAGGCCCGGTCAGTTATCTCTAAGGTCTCCCGGACATTATGGTCGGTCACTAAAATTCCCAAGTTCTCCTTAGCTAAATTTCTAATGATATTCTGAATCTCCTCCCGGGCGATTGGGTCAATGCCGGTGAAAGGTTCGTCTAATAAAAGGAAACTGGGTTTGAGCGCCAGTGCCCGCGCCAATTCCGCCCGGCGCCTCTCCCCTCCGGAGAGGGTCTCCCCCCGGCGGTCCTTTAAGTGGCTAATTCCCAACTTATCTAAAATTTCGGATAAGGTTTCTTCTTTTCCCTGGTGGGAGTTCTCGGTCAATTCCAAAACGGCACGGATATTTTCTACCACGGTCAATTTGCGAAAGATGGAAGCCTCCTGGGGGAGATAACCGATACCAAGACGCGCCCTCTGATAAACCGGTAAATTGGTGATATCTCTGCCATCCAAAATGATTTTTCCCCCTTTTGGTCGCAAGAAGCCGATAATCATTTGAAAGGTTGTCGTTTTTCCCGCACCGTTCGGTCCTAAAAGTCCCACCACCTCTCCCCTCTGCACCTCAATTGTCACATTACTTACCACATATTTTGCTCCGTAGGCTTTTGAGATGTTTAAGGCATAAAGGCCAGAATTTTCCTTTTTCATTTCATCACCACCCGACCGTAGGCGATATTTTCTATTGTCATCTCAGAAATTTCGCCGTTGGCAATTTGGGCGGAAAAAGTTTCCCCCCCAATTTCTACCCTTTCGCCTTTTGTCTCGTAAACCAAAGAAACTTCCCCAAAGGCTTTAACCAGTTTCAAGGCACCTCCTTCCACAAAGAAGCGAAACTCCTTCCCCCGGACCTCCTCATTTTCGCCGATTAAATGAGAGTGACCTAAGGCGATACCCGAATCGCCCGTCACAAAATAGATAAGGGTGTCAGTGAAGAAGGTGCTATTTTTTTGCCGCACCGCCACATCGGGAGTGAAAATTACCTTCTCCCTTTCCCCATCGTAGATGAGTTCTTGGGCAACCACCTCAGTTGTCTCCTTCCCTTTTAGGAAGAGGATGGGCCTTTTGCTGGAACCCTTTTTTGAAGGTGAGTGGTAAACCGCATCGTATCCCTTAATCTCCACTTCTTTCTCTTTTAGGATTAAAAAGACCTCGCCACTTTTCGCCTCACGCTTTTCGCCATCCCAATAGAGGTGTTCGGTTAAAATTTTCAAGGAGGGGAAATCCAACCGGACATTCTTTTTCACCTCCGCCATTTTGGTATTAAGAGAATAAAAGATAGATTCACCCCTCAATTCCCCCTCTTCGCTTTTTATCGTAACCGAATCTAAGAGCAGGAAAAGGTTTTGGTGCGGGTGATAGAACCCAGTTTGGGCAGAGATTACTGTCTTTCCATCCCGAATGGTAACCCCTTCTGAGAAATGGGTAACCCTCCCTTCTTTACCCTGGATGATTGCCATCTTTCCCGCTTTAATCTCCGCCCCAGATAAAAGGGAGAAGAAGAGGCAAAGAAGGGGTAATTTTCTTCTATTTAAATTCATAGTCCGATTTCCCTTCAATTGGACTCTTAATGGTAATCTGAGAGAGATTGGCGTCAGCAATTAAGCCTTCACCTTCAAGAACGCTTGACCGATTTTTAATTTTAACTCGGGCATCGGTCTCAATCCTCTGCTCAGAATTATTCCAGATTAAAGAGTCAGTAAAGAGATAGGTGGAATCTTCCGTCGCCACCACCACCTCACCTTTGGCGAGGAGGTTGGAACTTTTAAGCCAAACCCGACCCTCGCGGGCGGTGAGCCGAGAGGTGACCCGACCATCAGTGAAAAAATAGACCCTTGGTTCTATCACCGCAATCTCCCCTTTCTCTTCGTAGAGGAGAGACTTTTCCGCATAAATCCGATAGAGCCTCTCCCCGGAAATTGATTCTTCCATTTCTAAGGAG contains:
- a CDS encoding T9SS type A sorting domain-containing protein, translated to MDKFLFFFFFSFSLLFSQRIILGDDFSTFPDSWNLGGTSNEYWTKKESRWYSHSFSVKSTPHLQYHNNVSVWMERRVNFSDYDIGCVTFWLWQETEEGDFLEFLYSTDNGTTWTIAWERDGSYPFWQFISISEIPNSVNRIRFRFSSDSTGEREGVYIDDLVAYGIRRTLNVLFYDGMDDFPANWTLWGNYQWTRVNNRYSSAPYSAKCAPINGYGYYNNQNNGIDRFFNLSNYDYGLLRFSFYRHLEQGRDSIYVKYRLRDTWRILMTRTGRYQQWAAYSFILPREADGIRFHFKSNDTITYDGVYLDDVILYGISTPRIDIWTVAITQPPAAVDSGSVVSVQAEIGNNSPAIAGSPVYYQIGNFYRAMVLVDPIYPYATSLVNFPEWVVNCPPGTYQRRCTTAYFNDFAPGNDCQIGLISVNPSSEIEEGIEEEKNREIKIFPNPAKKNSAITCQLPEEGIYTLKVVNILGKVLYDQTLLNEPFRPQRLPMKNLPSGVYLLLLEREGKRREKRFILLP
- a CDS encoding MBL fold metallo-hydrolase; this encodes MADAIIFLGSGGARIVVFKQIRASGGIWFSLQGTNLLVDPGPGSLVRIISSKHKLDPTQLDGILLSHSHLDHSGDVNIMIEALTTGGTKKRGVLFCPREAIEGEDPVVFKYLRSYLEKIVILQEKGEYEIKGVKFSCPIRHRHRGETYGFKFETERAKISYIADTKYFPELIPAYQADILIMNVVREKPSELDHLSLTDAKNLILGIRPKVAFLTHFGMTMIKNKPWILAEELTKETGIEVIAASDGMKYEL
- a CDS encoding acylphosphatase, giving the protein MRVHLYISGIVQGVFFRDFTRRQAQALKIKGWVRNLWDGRVEAVGEGEEEKIKEWLKRLREGPPGAKVTGLEIEYEEPTGEFSDFRIIY
- the sucD gene encoding succinate--CoA ligase subunit alpha; the protein is MGILISRESRVLVQGITGRDGSFHTREMVKYGTKVVAGVSPKKGGTFLDGIPVFNTVFEAKRKEGCDTSIIFVPAPFAPDAIYEAIDAQISLIVVITEGIPVQEMMKIKTYLEKKKTRLLGPNCPGIINPGEAKVGIMPSTFFKKGFCGIVSRSGTLTYEIAYHISEGGFGCSSVVGIGGDMVKGMDFVDCLKLFAQDEETKAIVIVGEIGGDDEEIAAKYVAKKIKKPVFGFIAGQTAPPEKRMGHAGAIIMQGKGTAQEKIAAFQLAGIEVFSEPSEIKNLLTERFGSKS
- a CDS encoding 2-oxoacid:acceptor oxidoreductase family protein, whose translation is MKVEVRLAGSGGQGLILAGIILAEGCGVYEKKYVVQTQSYGPEARGGSSRSDVIISDREILFPKARRVDLLACLSQAAYCDYLSSLKEEGILLLDDFYVRESNSPSAFFLPFSRLAREKLGRELFANIILLGTIAKILERRYGFCHLDSLKKALAKRVPKDYLSENLSALELGYHLQKELTDG
- the sucC gene encoding ADP-forming succinate--CoA ligase subunit beta, which produces MKLYEFQAKEIFRKEKIPCPKGRLVSSLEEGKSAVSEIGFPCVLKAQVLVGGRGKAGGIKIVEKEEDFSTALESIFSLRIKDLPVEKVLISEKVEIERELYLSIIIDRRLAKPIILASPFGGMDIEEIAKEKPKSIIKEVIDPLLGLLPYQCRRVGFQLFSEEEALLNKFSSLLMALAKIFFSYDAQLVEINPLVISKNGEFFALDAKMILDDNAFFRHPEWAEYKSFEEESEAEAKQEGLSYVKLSGEIGSIVNGAGLAMATLDLINRYGAQAANFLDIGGSSSPEKTKKALEIITKDKKVRVILLNIFGGITRCDDVAKGILSFLEEKRVNLPIIVRLVGTNYEIAQSLLKDAPVIFVPTMKEAVKKASEIAKSM
- a CDS encoding 2-oxoacid:ferredoxin oxidoreductase subunit beta, which encodes MKEAVFNYLRLDGRFPHILCAGCGIGTIMKAMVYAFSDLNLPNERICVVSGIGCSSRVPGYLDCDTFHTLHGRAIPCAIGVKLAQPEMKVIVMGGDGDILAIGLSHFIHAARRNIDLTCIIVNNFNYGMTGGQVSPTTPQGSLTLTTPYKNPEREFNILEISKAAGAVFFARSTTYHAQHLKEMIKKAIEKKGFSVVEVISQCPTFFGRVNRIGDGVKMLEYFKEKSVEVKTLPVASRGEKEEKFPEGKIVIGVLYETSAEEFLESYQKNVQGEYEGRG
- a CDS encoding 4Fe-4S binding protein; this translates as MKKVLPEEKKIETKKGHKIFIIKDFCKSCRICVRFCPTQTLGLGEDLKVEVINPDKCIGCQLCEILCPDFAIAVERKKREDG
- a CDS encoding 2-oxoacid:acceptor oxidoreductase subunit alpha gives rise to the protein MAERQLLSGNEACALGALKAGVRFFAGYPITPSTEIAEFMARELPKVGGFFLQMEDEIASINAVIGARAGGLKAMTATSGPGFSLMQEGIGYACMAEVPCLIVNVQRGGPATGLPTKPAQGDVMQARWGTHGDHPSVVLYPDSVAESFFLTVKALNLSEYLRMPVILLMDEIVGHMREVVEISEEVEIYSPKKKKKPKEEYLHYDEDNNYDAEFAHFGEGYKIHISGLTHRPDGFPTNNPEIIAWKMERLKRKVEDNLSLFWGWDMEYLDLGSEVCLVAYGAAARAAREAKVIYEKERKKPIGFLRFRVIWPFPAKRVSLLLRSALKIVVVEMNQGQLGGEVERAVNPDIPVISVNRVDGEMITPEEILDVL